CTCGGGCGTGACCAAGGGTCCGCTGTACTCGGCCGAGCACCTGACCGACCAGCAGGTCGCCGGCGCCGAGGCGATCGGCCGGGTCGGTTCGTTCCACGAGGAAACCGCCATCCCCGCCGCCGACCGCTCCAAGAGCTCGGACTACACCAACACCGGCTTCGACCGTGGCCACATGACCCCGGCCGGCGACGCCTCGACCGAAAGTTCGGAGAAGGAGACCTTCTCGATGGCCAACGTGGTCCCGCAGGACCACAAGCTCAACACCGGCGAGTGGGCGCGTATCGAGGAGCAGGTGCGGCAACTGGCCAAGCAGCGCGGCGAGATCTACGTGGTGACCGGCCCGGCCTTCGACGACAACGTGACGACGATCGGCACCGACAAGGTGGAAGTGGCGGACTACGTATGGAAGGCGGTGTACGAGCCGGGCG
This sequence is a window from Xanthomonas sp. CFBP 8443. Protein-coding genes within it:
- a CDS encoding DNA/RNA non-specific endonuclease: MSFSLRGCLVLLALFTAQTAMAATSCATLYAGGKPPSVDTPLSARTTEVCHTEYAILASGVTKGPLYSAEHLTDQQVAGAEAIGRVGSFHEETAIPAADRSKSSDYTNTGFDRGHMTPAGDASTESSEKETFSMANVVPQDHKLNTGEWARIEEQVRQLAKQRGEIYVVTGPAFDDNVTTIGTDKVEVADYVWKAVYEPGVGAAAYLCVNDDSITCDVVSIDDVITMASVDPFPAIAAAMKSTPIALTLP